In Psychrobacter sp. JCM 18902, a single window of DNA contains:
- a CDS encoding adenylate/guanylate cyclase domain-containing protein, whose protein sequence is MALLVIVCLPSLMILIYNYRRQKSFWTSNIVIILLSVVIGSIQFCTVISLSLAALIALRIIISSPENHLKLITVSVITVIVFYYVSVTLSSADIDCHEGWTTPIILLASMIVILYQFWHVYQEYIGYETRAHQAVGRLSTMVSVINKLTRFIPPQVWEPIVKSDSPVTVANKRAKLTIMFSDIVGFTELSDSLSADNLADILNTYMHCMTLIANKHGAVLDKFIGDGMVCFFGEPNSRGARQDALDCIAMAIDMRREMRTLRQKWRLMGFEGLYIRIGISTGYCHVGNFGSNNRLSYTLIGKEANLAARLESSAGKDEILVSESTYDYICHNYDCQHAGAFKLKGFDSKVNAWQVLDPDTYKGHLSKWVDHTLPGFNLHLNFKDMKDNDYQDIRARLNFALERVEQEQEKVATDIAAASKRNDNQ, encoded by the coding sequence ATGGCACTGCTCGTTATTGTTTGTTTGCCAAGTTTAATGATTTTGATTTATAACTATCGCCGCCAAAAAAGCTTTTGGACGTCTAACATTGTTATTATTTTACTATCGGTAGTTATTGGGTCGATACAATTTTGCACGGTTATTTCGCTTAGCTTAGCCGCGCTTATAGCACTCAGAATTATTATTAGTAGCCCTGAAAATCATTTAAAACTGATTACCGTTTCCGTAATAACCGTCATTGTCTTCTATTATGTTAGCGTTACCCTAAGCAGTGCTGATATAGATTGCCATGAAGGCTGGACCACACCAATAATATTATTAGCCAGTATGATCGTCATACTGTATCAGTTTTGGCATGTATACCAAGAGTATATTGGTTATGAAACTCGTGCTCATCAGGCTGTTGGGCGATTAAGCACGATGGTCTCCGTCATTAATAAGTTAACGCGCTTCATACCTCCACAAGTTTGGGAGCCTATCGTAAAATCTGACAGCCCAGTTACCGTTGCTAATAAGCGCGCTAAGCTGACGATTATGTTCTCAGATATCGTTGGCTTTACGGAATTGTCAGATAGTTTGAGCGCTGACAATTTGGCTGATATCTTAAATACTTATATGCATTGTATGACATTGATAGCAAACAAGCATGGCGCCGTACTTGATAAATTTATTGGTGATGGCATGGTGTGTTTTTTCGGTGAGCCAAATAGTCGCGGTGCGCGCCAAGATGCTTTAGACTGTATTGCAATGGCAATAGACATGCGTCGCGAGATGCGAACTTTGAGGCAGAAATGGCGCTTGATGGGCTTTGAGGGGTTGTACATCCGTATCGGCATCAGCACAGGTTATTGCCATGTTGGTAATTTTGGTAGTAATAATCGCCTAAGCTATACTCTTATTGGTAAAGAGGCCAATCTAGCGGCAAGACTTGAGTCGAGCGCTGGTAAAGATGAGATACTGGTCAGTGAGAGTACTTACGATTATATCTGTCATAATTATGACTGTCAGCATGCGGGTGCGTTCAAGTTAAAGGGTTTTGATAGCAAGGTAAATGCGTGGCAAGTGCTGGATCCAGATACGTATAAAGGTCATTTATCAAAGTGGGTTGATCACACATTACCAGGTTTTAATTTGCATCTAAATTTTAAAGATATGAAGGATAATGATTATCAAGATATCAGAGCACGCTTAAATTTTGCGCTTGAACGTGTCGAGCAGGAGCAAGAAAAAGTGGCAACTGACATAGCGGCAGCAAGCAAACGTAATGATAATCAATGA
- the hscA gene encoding Fe-S protein assembly chaperone HscA: MSLLQIAEPNQSAQPHQHRFGLGIDLGTTRSLVAVVRSGKAQVLEASAATDTLLPSVVYYPSVGKPLVGSDALAHLADDPKNTIVSAKRFMGRSQADIKFSHPYELSGSKDDMPAFVTAQGEVSPVEVSARILAALEQRAASALPADSIEGAVITVPAYFDEAQRQATKDAAQAAGINVLRLLNEPTAAAVAYGLDQSTQNSDKESYYLIYDLGGGTFDVSILKLTDGVFEVLATGGNSALGGDDIDRLMTNWLIKQLNIDPKDVSRHDKSILAQQSKAYKQALTDAEQVNIDITVNEQSYQGVLRRTDLLAIAEPVSRRTLSVCEQVLRDAKLSSADLDEVILVGGSTRMPAIQQVVTDFFAKQPLCRLNPDEVVALGAAQTAHQLVNGDSNNNLLLLDVTPLSLGLETMGGLVEVLIPRNTPIPVKKRQVFTTYQDGQTGMVIHVVQGERETVDNCRSLGRFELYGIPPMKAGFARIEVTFSIDANGQLTVSAQETTTKTESKIEIVPSYGLSDEQKEQLLVAGFKHAEEDKNTRSLIETKVEAEREVLALQSALKEFAALLSSEEQHSLAEQIQVLQTTLSTDDLALIEAQQAKLKPHSDAFAARIMNQSVKASMAGTNAQDW, encoded by the coding sequence ATGTCTTTATTGCAAATTGCCGAACCCAATCAAAGCGCCCAACCCCATCAGCATCGTTTTGGCCTAGGAATTGATCTTGGTACTACGCGCTCATTGGTCGCGGTAGTACGCTCAGGCAAGGCGCAAGTCTTAGAGGCAAGCGCAGCTACCGATACCTTATTACCTTCTGTGGTCTATTATCCAAGTGTAGGTAAGCCGTTAGTTGGCTCTGATGCATTAGCCCACTTAGCGGATGATCCAAAAAATACGATCGTCTCGGCTAAGCGTTTTATGGGTCGTAGTCAAGCTGATATCAAATTCTCTCATCCTTATGAGTTAAGCGGCAGCAAAGATGACATGCCAGCATTTGTGACGGCTCAAGGTGAAGTATCGCCTGTTGAAGTATCAGCACGTATTTTAGCAGCGCTTGAGCAACGGGCAGCGAGCGCATTGCCTGCAGACAGTATCGAGGGTGCGGTCATTACTGTCCCTGCTTATTTTGATGAAGCCCAGCGTCAAGCGACCAAAGATGCAGCCCAAGCGGCTGGTATTAATGTTTTACGTCTGCTAAATGAGCCTACTGCTGCTGCCGTCGCCTATGGTCTCGACCAGTCAACGCAAAACAGCGATAAAGAAAGTTATTATTTAATTTACGATCTGGGTGGCGGTACTTTTGACGTTTCTATCTTAAAGCTGACTGATGGCGTCTTTGAAGTATTGGCAACTGGCGGTAATAGTGCATTAGGTGGTGACGACATCGATCGTCTAATGACCAATTGGCTTATCAAACAATTAAATATCGATCCTAAAGACGTGAGTCGTCATGATAAATCGATACTCGCCCAACAATCCAAGGCTTATAAACAAGCCCTGACTGATGCTGAGCAAGTCAATATTGACATCACTGTCAATGAGCAATCTTATCAAGGTGTGCTGCGCCGTACAGATTTGCTGGCTATTGCAGAGCCAGTGAGCCGCCGTACATTGAGCGTATGCGAACAAGTGCTGCGTGATGCCAAGCTTTCGAGTGCTGATCTAGACGAAGTGATTTTGGTCGGTGGCTCTACTCGTATGCCTGCTATACAACAAGTCGTGACAGATTTTTTTGCCAAGCAACCACTTTGTCGTCTAAATCCCGATGAAGTCGTGGCTTTGGGTGCTGCCCAAACGGCGCATCAATTGGTCAATGGCGATAGTAATAACAACCTACTATTGTTAGACGTAACGCCGCTATCGCTTGGTCTTGAGACCATGGGTGGCTTAGTTGAAGTGCTGATTCCACGTAATACGCCTATCCCTGTCAAAAAACGCCAAGTGTTTACCACCTATCAAGATGGTCAAACAGGCATGGTGATTCATGTGGTACAGGGCGAGCGCGAGACAGTAGATAACTGCCGTTCATTGGGTCGTTTTGAGCTATATGGTATCCCGCCGATGAAAGCTGGATTTGCTCGTATTGAGGTCACCTTTAGTATTGATGCGAATGGACAGCTAACCGTCAGCGCACAGGAAACCACAACCAAGACAGAAAGTAAGATTGAGATTGTGCCTTCTTATGGGTTATCAGATGAGCAAAAAGAGCAGTTGCTCGTCGCAGGATTCAAGCATGCAGAAGAAGATAAAAATACACGTTCTTTAATCGAAACCAAAGTAGAAGCGGAGCGTGAAGTATTAGCGCTACAATCTGCCCTTAAAGAATTTGCAGCTTTATTGTCTTCTGAAGAGCAGCACTCATTGGCTGAGCAAATACAAGTGTTGCAAACAACGCTCAGTACTGATGATTTGGCACTTATCGAAGCACAGCAAGCAAAGCTCAAGCCTCACAGTGATGCGTTTGCTGCCCGTATTATGAATCAAAGCGTTAAAGCCAGCATGGCAGGCACGAATGCCCAAGATTGGTAG
- the iscU gene encoding Fe-S cluster assembly scaffold IscU, with the protein MAYSDQVIDHYENPRNVGNLDKNAKNVGTGMVGAPACGDVMRLQIQVDDNGIIEDARFKTYGCGSAIASSSLVTEWLKGKSLDQAGEIKNNDIAKELALPPVKVHCSVLAEDAIKAAISDYKGKHSAAVEPEEAAS; encoded by the coding sequence ATGGCCTATAGTGACCAAGTTATTGATCATTACGAAAATCCACGCAACGTCGGCAATCTTGATAAAAATGCCAAAAACGTTGGTACTGGTATGGTTGGTGCCCCAGCTTGTGGCGATGTAATGCGCCTACAGATTCAAGTTGATGATAACGGCATCATTGAAGATGCACGCTTTAAAACTTATGGCTGTGGTTCAGCAATCGCCTCAAGCTCGCTTGTGACTGAGTGGCTAAAAGGCAAAAGCTTGGATCAAGCGGGCGAAATCAAAAACAACGATATCGCGAAAGAGTTAGCCTTACCACCAGTAAAAGTGCATTGCTCTGTACTTGCTGAAGACGCCATTAAAGCCGCTATTAGCGACTATAAAGGTAAGCATAGCGCAGCAGTAGAGCCAGAAGAAGCGGCTAGCTAA
- a CDS encoding HIT domain-containing protein: MFQLHHKLAADSFLVGDFPLSTCRLINDCQFPWLILVPRVSGIKELYELSEADQTQFLRESSWLSSQLAKTFQADKMNVAALGNQVPQLHFHHIVRYQNDMQWPNPVWGVPAIPYTKEVLAQMQQTLMMALRGHHQMPFDWQM, encoded by the coding sequence ATGTTCCAACTTCATCATAAACTTGCTGCCGATAGCTTTTTAGTGGGTGACTTCCCATTATCGACTTGTCGTTTAATCAATGATTGCCAGTTTCCTTGGTTAATATTAGTGCCGCGCGTATCAGGTATCAAAGAGTTATATGAGTTATCTGAAGCCGATCAAACACAGTTTTTACGTGAATCGAGCTGGTTGTCGAGTCAGCTAGCCAAGACCTTTCAAGCTGATAAAATGAATGTAGCTGCACTCGGTAATCAAGTACCGCAACTTCATTTTCATCATATCGTTCGCTATCAAAACGACATGCAATGGCCAAATCCAGTATGGGGCGTCCCTGCTATTCCTTATACTAAAGAAGTGTTGGCGCAGATGCAGCAGACGTTAATGATGGCGCTACGTGGTCATCATCAAATGCCATTTGACTGGCAAATGTAA
- a CDS encoding Rrf2 family transcriptional regulator → MRLTTRGRYAVTALLDLALQTSQQDTAVSLSDIAKRQSISISYLEQLFSKLRKRGLVTSIRGAAGGYHLAKPLHEIDVMSIISAVDESVNAMQCEGRGDCQGGTMCLTHDLWCALSNHIEQYLKNITLAQLLDMENVQSVSERQHSSTKEISIKDINTITLSNSEANPA, encoded by the coding sequence ATGCGTTTGACTACTCGAGGCAGATATGCCGTTACTGCGTTACTGGATTTGGCATTACAGACCAGCCAACAAGACACTGCAGTCTCCTTATCTGATATCGCCAAGCGGCAATCGATTTCTATCTCTTACCTTGAACAACTGTTTTCCAAACTTCGTAAGCGTGGTCTGGTCACTAGCATCCGAGGTGCGGCCGGTGGCTATCATCTAGCCAAACCATTGCATGAAATAGACGTCATGAGCATCATATCTGCCGTCGATGAGTCGGTTAATGCGATGCAGTGCGAAGGACGTGGCGACTGTCAAGGTGGTACAATGTGCTTAACCCATGATTTATGGTGTGCACTGTCCAATCATATCGAACAGTACTTGAAAAATATAACATTAGCGCAATTATTAGACATGGAAAATGTGCAGTCAGTGTCAGAGCGTCAGCACAGCTCTACCAAAGAGATTTCCATAAAAGATATCAACACTATTACCCTATCGAACAGCGAGGCAAACCCAGCATGA
- the iscA gene encoding iron-sulfur cluster assembly protein IscA, with amino-acid sequence MIEMTERAAQHVRDFLDNRGKGEGIRVGIRTAGCSGLAYVLEFVDTPDENDTRYESRGVNIFIDPKSLVYLDGLLMDYEKEGLNEGFKFTNPNQKGECGCGESFTV; translated from the coding sequence ATGATTGAAATGACAGAACGCGCCGCTCAGCATGTTCGAGACTTTTTGGACAATCGCGGCAAAGGCGAAGGTATTCGAGTGGGTATCCGTACCGCGGGTTGCTCAGGCTTAGCTTACGTTTTAGAGTTTGTAGATACCCCTGATGAAAATGACACGCGTTACGAAAGCCGCGGCGTTAACATCTTTATTGATCCTAAAAGTTTGGTCTATTTAGATGGTTTGTTGATGGACTACGAAAAAGAAGGTCTTAACGAAGGCTTTAAGTTTACCAATCCCAATCAAAAAGGCGAATGTGGTTGTGGCGAGTCTTTTACCGTTTAA
- the fdx gene encoding ISC system 2Fe-2S type ferredoxin: MPKITVLPHHEICPEGAEVELEAGSNLCKALLEKGIKIEHACEMSKACTTCHVVVRKGFNSLDEMDDIEADLLDRAWGLEPDSRLSCQVMLDDEDLTIEIPKYTLNHAKENH, from the coding sequence ATGCCAAAAATTACCGTACTACCGCATCATGAAATTTGCCCTGAAGGCGCCGAAGTCGAGCTAGAAGCTGGCAGCAACTTATGTAAAGCGCTATTGGAAAAAGGCATTAAAATTGAACATGCATGTGAGATGTCAAAAGCCTGTACCACATGCCATGTGGTCGTCCGTAAAGGTTTTAATAGTTTAGATGAAATGGATGATATTGAAGCCGATTTATTGGATCGTGCTTGGGGATTAGAGCCTGACTCACGCCTATCTTGTCAGGTCATGCTCGATGATGAAGACTTAACCATTGAGATTCCTAAATATACGCTCAACCATGCAAAAGAAAACCACTAA
- the hscB gene encoding Fe-S protein assembly co-chaperone HscB: MTDITAEAQFDNFFALFEQPVQFEVNQESLDQHLRLLQKRYHPDNVTKNLANTTQAQQQSEQASALINQAYQALSAPDSRASYLLDMADQAQNLEHSIADLDFLEDAMQMRMDLDDAIEGKDRVTLQQLHPQITERLAKQSKRFNDAYQSQDWQTAIDATQKLKFLVKLNADVTTGIDELATAEHSDDDDLYV, translated from the coding sequence ATGACAGACATTACTGCAGAAGCCCAGTTTGATAACTTCTTTGCCCTATTTGAGCAGCCTGTACAGTTTGAAGTCAATCAAGAGAGTCTCGATCAGCATCTACGTCTGCTACAAAAACGTTATCATCCTGATAATGTCACCAAGAATCTAGCCAATACTACGCAAGCGCAACAGCAGTCTGAGCAGGCCTCAGCGTTAATCAATCAAGCCTACCAAGCGCTAAGTGCGCCTGATAGTCGTGCTAGCTATCTACTAGACATGGCAGATCAAGCACAGAATCTAGAGCATTCAATTGCAGACTTGGACTTTTTAGAAGATGCGATGCAGATGCGTATGGATTTAGATGACGCTATCGAGGGTAAAGATCGTGTGACATTGCAACAATTACACCCTCAAATCACCGAGCGACTGGCAAAACAGTCTAAGCGTTTTAACGATGCTTACCAAAGCCAAGATTGGCAAACGGCGATTGATGCGACACAAAAACTAAAGTTCTTAGTCAAATTAAATGCTGACGTGACTACTGGTATCGATGAGTTAGCAACTGCTGAGCATTCAGATGATGATGATTTATACGTCTAA
- a CDS encoding IscS subfamily cysteine desulfurase, giving the protein MSQHNNLIYLDYAATTPVAKSVAAKMSEYLTVDGIFGNPASRSHGYGWQAEEAVETARQQVAEVINADPREIVFTSGATESDNLAIKGAAHFYQSRGKHIITSKIEHKAVLDTCRELEQEGFEITYLEPQPSTGLILPEQVKEALRDDTILVSLMMVNNELGTITDVAAIGEITREAGVVFHVDGAQSVGKVLIDLETTKIDLMSFSGHKAYGPKGIGALFVRRKPRIRLKAEQHGGGHERGMRSGTLPTHQIVGLGAAFALANERYEEDHAHAAKLRQKLWDGLQDIEEIYLNGDLEHSVPNIVNISFNFVEGESLMMSLKDLAVSSGSACTSATLEPSYVLRAIGRPDELAHSSIRFSFGRYTTEADIDTVIKQMHEAVDKLRALSPLWDMYQEGVDLDSVEWAEH; this is encoded by the coding sequence ATGAGCCAACATAACAACCTTATATACTTAGATTATGCCGCCACCACACCAGTTGCAAAATCAGTAGCTGCTAAGATGAGCGAGTATCTGACAGTAGATGGCATCTTTGGTAATCCAGCCTCGCGCTCGCATGGCTATGGCTGGCAAGCAGAAGAAGCGGTAGAAACAGCGCGTCAACAAGTGGCTGAAGTCATTAATGCTGATCCACGCGAAATCGTCTTTACCTCTGGTGCAACAGAATCAGACAACCTAGCGATTAAAGGTGCCGCGCATTTTTATCAATCTCGTGGTAAGCACATCATTACCAGTAAGATCGAACATAAAGCCGTATTAGATACGTGCCGTGAGCTTGAGCAAGAAGGTTTTGAGATTACTTATCTTGAGCCGCAGCCAAGCACGGGTCTTATTTTACCAGAGCAAGTTAAAGAAGCATTACGTGATGATACTATCTTAGTATCACTCATGATGGTAAATAATGAGCTTGGTACGATTACTGATGTCGCTGCCATTGGTGAAATCACTCGTGAAGCGGGTGTGGTCTTCCACGTCGATGGCGCACAATCTGTTGGTAAAGTATTGATTGACCTTGAAACTACGAAGATCGATTTGATGAGCTTCTCAGGTCACAAAGCCTACGGTCCTAAAGGTATTGGCGCATTATTTGTTCGTCGTAAGCCACGTATCCGTTTGAAAGCAGAGCAGCATGGCGGTGGTCATGAGCGCGGTATGCGTTCAGGTACATTACCGACGCATCAAATCGTTGGTCTTGGAGCAGCATTTGCTTTAGCCAATGAGCGTTATGAAGAAGACCATGCACATGCAGCCAAGCTACGCCAAAAACTGTGGGACGGTCTACAAGATATCGAAGAGATCTACCTAAATGGTGATCTTGAGCACAGCGTGCCTAACATTGTAAACATCAGCTTCAACTTCGTTGAGGGCGAGTCTCTCATGATGTCACTTAAAGATTTAGCTGTATCATCAGGTTCAGCCTGTACATCAGCGACGCTTGAGCCATCATATGTATTACGTGCTATTGGTCGCCCAGATGAATTAGCACACAGCTCAATTCGTTTCAGCTTTGGTCGTTATACCACTGAAGCAGACATCGATACTGTCATCAAACAAATGCATGAAGCGGTCGATAAATTACGTGCCTTATCACCACTTTGGGATATGTACCAAGAAGGTGTTGATTTAGATTCAGTCGAATGGGCTGAGCATTAA